From the genome of Paraburkholderia sp. ZP32-5:
CACGGACTCGTCAAGGAACTCGTCGCGCTCCATCGACCCGGCGTGCTGATCGTCACGCACGACGTCGACGAAGCGCTCACGCTCGCCGACAGGATTCTCGTCATGCGCGCGGGACGTATCGCGGCTTCATTCCGGCCCAAAAACCACCCGTCGCAAGCACTGCGGCCTACCCTGCTCGCGGAGCTGGGCGTTCGAACTCACTGACCGCTTTCCCCACAAACAGAAGGACCTGCAAGGATGAACGATTCTTCGCTGAGCCGCCGCCAATTATTGCGAGCGGCGGGCGGCCTGCTGGCCGGCGTCGCCGCCAATAGCCTCTTCCCGGCGCGAGCGGCCGAGACGCGCAAGCTCACGCGCAATACCGATACGGTGCGCATCGGCTGGGGATACGGCAGCCTGCCCGACATCGCCAAACAACGCGGCGCGTTCGAAAAAGACCTGGCTGCGAAAGGCATCAAGGTCGAATGGGTTGGCCCTTTTCCGAACCACGCGCCCTCGATTCAGGCCGTGGTAGGCGGCAGCGCGGACTTCGGCTTCTGGGGATCGACGACGCCCGCGCTGGCGGCAATGCTCGCCGGTTCGCCGATTGTGTTCAACGCGTTCGACGTCTATTCGCCCCGCTCGACGGCCATCATCGTGAAGAAGTCGAGCGGTATCAATTCGGTCGCGGATCTCGCGGGCCGTAAAGTCGCCGTCAATCGTTCCGGGCTCGGCGAGTTCCTGCTGATCGCGGCACTGGAGAAGAATCGCGTCGCTCGCGACAAGGTCGAGTTCGTCTATCTGAATCCGCCCGATGCCGCGCCGGCTTTCGCGCAAGGCAAGATCGACGCGTGGTCGATGTGGTCGCCGGGGGTCGATATCGCGCGCTTCTCGAACGACGCCAAGGACATTTTCAACGAAGGCCGCGATCTGGACTTCCTGATCGACTACAGTTCGCTCGTGACGCGCCGCAAATTCACCGAGGAGAACTCCGAACTGATCCGCGCGGTCATCGACGCATACAACGTCGAAGGCGCGTGGCAATCCACGCACGCCGACGAAGCCGAACGTCTGTCGCAGCGCGAAGCCAAATACCCGGACCAGGTGCGTGACTATCTGGCGAGCCTGCGGCGCGTGAATCAGTTCCATGAACCCGACGATGCCGCGTTCATTGCGCAGTTTCAGCGCGCGGCTGACTGGCTCGCGGAACGTAAGATCATCCACTCGCGCATCAAGGTGGCGGATTACAGCATCAAGGTCTGATTCGAGAAACGTCACCATCATGTCTGATAGCACGAACCTCGCGAGCGCCGGACCGACGCTCGTGTCACCGTTGTCCGCGCGCCTCGGC
Proteins encoded in this window:
- a CDS encoding NrtA/SsuA/CpmA family ABC transporter substrate-binding protein, producing the protein MNDSSLSRRQLLRAAGGLLAGVAANSLFPARAAETRKLTRNTDTVRIGWGYGSLPDIAKQRGAFEKDLAAKGIKVEWVGPFPNHAPSIQAVVGGSADFGFWGSTTPALAAMLAGSPIVFNAFDVYSPRSTAIIVKKSSGINSVADLAGRKVAVNRSGLGEFLLIAALEKNRVARDKVEFVYLNPPDAAPAFAQGKIDAWSMWSPGVDIARFSNDAKDIFNEGRDLDFLIDYSSLVTRRKFTEENSELIRAVIDAYNVEGAWQSTHADEAERLSQREAKYPDQVRDYLASLRRVNQFHEPDDAAFIAQFQRAADWLAERKIIHSRIKVADYSIKV